Within the uncultured Draconibacterium sp. genome, the region CTATTGGCCTGTCAAGCATAGAATTGTGGAACCGTAACTGGGACAAACAGGATAAATTTGAGCGAAGTTACTGGAAACAGGATATCGCAGAAAAGGAATCGTACCGTTGGGTTGAAAGTGCCCGAAAAACACAATCTGTTTTAGACAAAGCACCACTGTTGACCATCATTGGGGACAGGGAATCCGATATTTTTAGCGAGTTTGCCCTTGTGTCGGATGAACGAACCCATTTACTGGTGCGTTCAAGAATAGACAGGAAATTGGCAGAAGGGGACGGGAAACTTTATAAAAAGCTATCAGGGCAAGAACAAAAAGCTGTTTATGGTTTAGAGATAAAAGGGAATAAAAAGCGAAAAGCCCGTACAGCAAAGATGGCATTAAAATATGTAAAGGTTAAAATAAAAAGGCCTGAAAGGTTACGCGACAAGAACCTTCCTGAATATGTTGAATTATGGGCTATTGAAGCCCGGGAACAACCGGGAACAATTCCCGGGGGAGAACCCCCGATAGTTTGGAGGTTATTGACTACACACCCAATAACCGGGGCAAGCCAGGCAATGAAATGCCTTGAATGGTACGGCAACAGGTGGTTTATTGAAGAACTTTTCAGGATAATGAAAAGCAAGGGCTTTGAACTTGAAGCCTCGCAACTTGAAACTGGTGCAGCATTGAAAAAACAGGTTGTCATGGCACTCCAGGTGGCATTAACGATAATGGTACTTAAGTTATCGCTCAACAATAAAGAAGCAATAAAAGCTGAACTGGTCTTTAGCCAACAACAAATAAAGTTTATAGGGTTATTATTAAAAAATGAGATAGAAGGGAAAACGAAGAAACAACAAAACCCATATCCCTGCCAAAGCTTGGCATGGTGTGCCTGGGCAATAGCACGGCTTAGTGGCTGGAGCGGTTATAAATCCCATGGCCCACCAGGGTACATATCGGTTAAGAACGGACTTGATGTCTTTTACAACAAATATGAAGGCTACCTTGTAGCAATGAAGTTCTTAAAAGATGTGTATAAAGGGTAGCTTCGGGAGAAGAGAGGGAATGAGGGAGAGTTAGCTAAAAATTGTTTGACTTTTATTTCCGGTGGGTAATCCCGGGAATCGTAAATGTTTTGTTAGCGTTCCAATGCGAGGGCCGAATTCTCAACATTCCAGTTTTCTGCATCTGTCATCCAGTTTTCAAGTGCCAATTCAGGTTCAATTGCTTTTTCAACCACCATCCAGGTAATTTCGTTGGTCATCCAGTTTTCAATTTCAAGGCTTGTTTCTGTTTCTGCTGTGAAGCTGCTGTTTACGTTCCAGGCTTCAGTGTCTGTCATCCAGTCTTCAATTATCAGATTGGCCTCTGTTTCCTGTGCAAATACATTAGTTGTGCTCCAAATTGTTTCATCGGTCATCCAGTCTTCCAACTCAAGCGACGATTCAACTACTCTGCATCCGGTATGTTTTGTTGCCGATGCTTTTATTCCGATTACCATTAAAGAAAGAACGATTAATGTTGCTGCTGTTACTTGTTTAATTTTTGTTTTCATTTTTTGCTTTTTTAATTTGATTCAAACCTAAGGGTAAAACAGCAAGTACTAAAATGAAATAGAAGAACCGGGCGATTTTATCGACGGATTGGTATTTTATTCGGTTTGCAACAGAACGGATTCATGAATATTTGGCGTAATTAATTGATATTTTGCACGATAAATAATTCCGGTTAGTTGGCTTTTAACTGTCAAATGAAACGATTCATCCCGCTGAAACTTTTATTCGTCGTTTCAATTAGATTTTAATTAAACCTTCTTATACTTTGTCCATCTAACTGCTTTGTTCATCTATAGGTACTATAATTGAGCAGGAGTTAAGCCGAAACTAAATTTTTGAAAATATACAGGAAGTCACCTAACAGCTTCCTTCCTAAAAAAACCAAATGAACCGAACTAAGACTTATGGATTAGGCGGATTGCTTATTCTATTAATGGGGATGATCTCGATTTTCGAGGTGAGTGGACAAGATCGATTTGAGCTTTCACTAATTTCGCGTACGAAAGGGAGACGCATTCCGGAAAAGACATTACAAATCACAAAAACCGATGCGGATATTACCATCGACGGAGTACTTGATGAAGCAGTGTGGCAAACGGCCAATAAAGCGAGCGACTTTCATCGGCAATACCCAACGGACGATACAACCGCGTTTTCGAAAACCGAAGCCAGCATACTTTATGATGATAATAACCTGTATGTGGGCGTAACCTGTTTCGACGAGTTGCCTGGAAATTACATTGTTGAATCGTTGCGAAGGGATTACCGGGAACGAAACAACGACTATTTTATGTTGGTGATAGATCCTTTCGACGACCTGACAAATGGCTACGCTTTTACCATTACACCTTTGGGTGTACAAATGGAAGGTTTGATTACCGGTGGCGGTGGCGGTTTTATGGCTGTGTCTGATTCGTGGGACAACGTGTGGTACTCAAAAACAAAAAAAACAGATAAAGGCTGGACCGCTGAAATAAAAATTCCATTTAAATCAATTCGTTACGCTGATGATATCAACAACTGGAATGTTCAGTTTGTGCGAAACGATTTGAAAAGAAACGAACGTTCGACCTGGACCACGGTTAAAAGGCAATATCAGCCAACATCGTTAACTTATTCGGGAGAGCTAAAATGGGACGGTACTCCACCTGAAGCCGGCTCAAACATTAGTATTATTCCTTATGTTTCGGGTTCTGCAACTCAAAAGGATCTTTCGGTAAATAACAATATTGGCTGGGACTGGAATGCCGGTTTCGATGGTAAAGTAGCGCTTTCAACGTCTTTGAATCTCGACCTCACTTTAAATCCCGATTTTTCAACGGTTGAAGTCGATCGCCAGCAAACCAATGTTACCCGTTTCGAGCTGTTCTATCCGGAGCGGCGCCAGTTTTTTATCGAGAACAGCGACCTTTTCAGCGATTTTGGTTTTCGCCGGTCGCAGGTGTTTTTCTCACGTCGTATTGGCTTGTCGTCGCCCATGATTTTTGGAGCACGTTTAAGCGGGCAAGTGGGAGATGGTTTGCGCGTAGGGTTTTTAAATGCCCAAACCAAACATCAGATGAATGATGGGTTTGACGACACGCCGTCTTATAATTATACGGTAGCCTCATTTAAGAAACAGGTGTTTGGACGTTCCAATATCTCCGGAATTTTTGCAGCGAAACAGAGTATAAATTTCTCAAAAGATCAGGACGATGGTTATGATTTTGGAACGCAGAATGAATACAACCGCGTTTATGGTTTGCAATACAACCTAATGTCGCGCGACGATAAATGGGATGGAAGCTTTTACTATTTCAATTCCGATGATCCAGTGCACACTTCAAAACACTGGGCGCACGGAACCAGTATTCGGTACAATACCCGAAAAATAATGGCATTCTGGACACACGAATATGTAGCCGAAAACTTTAATGCCGAAATGGGTTTCTTTCCGCGTACCGGCTACTTTACATTTGGCCCTTTTGTACGTTATAATTTTTATCCCGATAGCAAAACCATCAGCACACACGGTCCGAGTTTCAAGGCGGATTATTTCCTGGACACGAACTGGGAATTTACCGACAAAGAAATGGAGGCAGGTTATAGTATAAACTTTTTGAATTCCAGCCGTATAAATGTTGAGTGGCAAAATACTTACGTGAAATTGTTTGATGATTTTGATCCGACATGGCAATTTAAGGACGGAACCGAACCTTTGCCTTCGGGAACTGAATATACCTGGAATTCGATTAATACCAGTTATTCATCAAATAGCAGAAGAGATTTCTCATTCGATATCCGGGCTGGCTACGGAGGTTTTTATAATGGTAATGCAACAAATATATCGGGAACTTTCCGTTTTCGAGTAAAGCCCATTTTTAGCCTGGCAATGAATTATTCATACAACAAAATTGATTTGCCTGACCCCAACCCAAGCGGAGATTTTTGGCTGGTGGGACCGAGAATCGATTTGACCTTTACTGAGAAGATTTTCTGGACCAATTTCATTCAGTATAACGAACAAGCTGATAATGTTAACATCAATTCGAGGTTACAGTGGCGGTTTGCTCCGGTCTCTGATTTGTTCCTTGTTTACACCGAGAACTTTTTGCCCGATGGAATGGTTTCAAAAAACAGGGGACTGATCTTAAAAATGTCGTACTGGATTAATCTTTAATAAAAAGCTTTACTAAAATG harbors:
- a CDS encoding DUF5916 domain-containing protein, whose translation is MNRTKTYGLGGLLILLMGMISIFEVSGQDRFELSLISRTKGRRIPEKTLQITKTDADITIDGVLDEAVWQTANKASDFHRQYPTDDTTAFSKTEASILYDDNNLYVGVTCFDELPGNYIVESLRRDYRERNNDYFMLVIDPFDDLTNGYAFTITPLGVQMEGLITGGGGGFMAVSDSWDNVWYSKTKKTDKGWTAEIKIPFKSIRYADDINNWNVQFVRNDLKRNERSTWTTVKRQYQPTSLTYSGELKWDGTPPEAGSNISIIPYVSGSATQKDLSVNNNIGWDWNAGFDGKVALSTSLNLDLTLNPDFSTVEVDRQQTNVTRFELFYPERRQFFIENSDLFSDFGFRRSQVFFSRRIGLSSPMIFGARLSGQVGDGLRVGFLNAQTKHQMNDGFDDTPSYNYTVASFKKQVFGRSNISGIFAAKQSINFSKDQDDGYDFGTQNEYNRVYGLQYNLMSRDDKWDGSFYYFNSDDPVHTSKHWAHGTSIRYNTRKIMAFWTHEYVAENFNAEMGFFPRTGYFTFGPFVRYNFYPDSKTISTHGPSFKADYFLDTNWEFTDKEMEAGYSINFLNSSRINVEWQNTYVKLFDDFDPTWQFKDGTEPLPSGTEYTWNSINTSYSSNSRRDFSFDIRAGYGGFYNGNATNISGTFRFRVKPIFSLAMNYSYNKIDLPDPNPSGDFWLVGPRIDLTFTEKIFWTNFIQYNEQADNVNINSRLQWRFAPVSDLFLVYTENFLPDGMVSKNRGLILKMSYWINL
- a CDS encoding IS4 family transposase; translation: MIVKEFKGFFSGFLPDVRIEKRAEKIMGDMLNFGKAVVNKFSRTNTEKIGAYRMFGNNSFSHIELTESVISSCKAKQGGAHLLCIQDTTEFNFTNHLQRIGKKDKDIGPVTKNDNAGFFCHPMLVVNEGDKMPIGLSSIELWNRNWDKQDKFERSYWKQDIAEKESYRWVESARKTQSVLDKAPLLTIIGDRESDIFSEFALVSDERTHLLVRSRIDRKLAEGDGKLYKKLSGQEQKAVYGLEIKGNKKRKARTAKMALKYVKVKIKRPERLRDKNLPEYVELWAIEAREQPGTIPGGEPPIVWRLLTTHPITGASQAMKCLEWYGNRWFIEELFRIMKSKGFELEASQLETGAALKKQVVMALQVALTIMVLKLSLNNKEAIKAELVFSQQQIKFIGLLLKNEIEGKTKKQQNPYPCQSLAWCAWAIARLSGWSGYKSHGPPGYISVKNGLDVFYNKYEGYLVAMKFLKDVYKG